In Pedobacter sp. W3I1, one DNA window encodes the following:
- a CDS encoding polysaccharide biosynthesis/export family protein — protein sequence MKKVILFIAIYTGIITGCAPRRDLVYFSNLAKQTSEVKLQGQEVKIQQNDLLSVSINSLNQESNVLFAVNTRNANADNNYKIEGYRVSKDGMINLPVVGNIRLEGLTIEQAQASISKELDKYVKKPVVDVQLVNFKVTVIGEVNRPSTFTVQGDNINLLEALGMAGDMTVYGKRENVLVIRQQDGQRVMKRLNLNNQDVMDSPFFYLKQNDVVYVEPDKSKAIEYSPNTRIMPVVIASISAVAVLITAVLRR from the coding sequence ATGAAGAAAGTAATATTATTTATCGCAATATATACAGGCATTATCACCGGATGCGCTCCCAGAAGAGATCTTGTATACTTCAGTAACCTGGCTAAACAAACTAGCGAAGTGAAACTTCAAGGTCAGGAAGTTAAAATTCAGCAGAATGACCTTTTAAGTGTAAGCATAAATAGCTTAAATCAAGAATCTAATGTATTATTTGCTGTTAATACCAGAAATGCAAACGCTGATAATAATTATAAAATAGAAGGTTACCGGGTAAGTAAAGACGGAATGATTAACCTACCCGTTGTAGGCAACATTCGCCTGGAAGGTTTAACCATTGAGCAAGCACAGGCTAGCATCTCGAAAGAATTAGATAAGTATGTTAAAAAGCCGGTAGTTGATGTTCAGTTGGTCAATTTTAAAGTAACGGTAATTGGTGAAGTAAACCGACCGTCGACCTTTACCGTGCAGGGAGATAATATTAACCTCTTAGAAGCATTGGGCATGGCGGGCGATATGACCGTTTATGGCAAAAGAGAAAATGTTTTGGTGATCAGACAACAGGATGGCCAAAGGGTGATGAAAAGACTTAACCTCAATAATCAGGATGTAATGGATTCTCCATTCTTTTATCTGAAACAAAACGATGTGGTGTATGTAGAGCCAGATAAATCAAAAGCGATTGAATATAGTCCTAATACACGCATTATGCCAGTAGTTATTGCTTCTATATCAGCAGTTGCAGTATTAATCACAGCAGTTCTTCGTCGATAA